A region from the Corylus avellana chromosome ca7, CavTom2PMs-1.0 genome encodes:
- the LOC132187534 gene encoding uncharacterized protein LOC132187534, giving the protein MDPRSKGDLLKHLEKQSELLLDSYRTMTNELHKLQVEEEMLMRKFYEIMTTHGLLKKKEDRSNVPDDGENGDCTAIVVATSNSQP; this is encoded by the exons ATGGATCCAAGATCCAAGGGAGATTTATTGAA GCACTTGGAGAAGCAGAGTGAGCTCCTTCTGGATTCCTATAGAACAATGACAAATGAACTGCATAAACTTCAG GTAGAAGAAGAAATGCTGATGCGCAAGTTTTATGAAATAATGACAACACATGGTCTACTTAAAAAG AAAGAAGACAGAAGTAATGTTCCTGATGATGGAGAAAATGGAGATTGCACTGCCATAGTCGTTGCAACTAGCAATTCACAACCGTAA
- the LOC132186316 gene encoding glucan endo-1,3-beta-glucosidase 1, whose protein sequence is MMFATQMMKTQILLLHLFFLCSHALTGAGQESVQLLNLYEANPEVFQASSHSALPIAVSVGAENLNEVSSSVLMAETWLRTHVLSHYPAAKITTIVAGNTVLCNRGQEHKLELVLPSLKNIYHSLTRWGLEKEIKVSAAFSSNCLHPYSAFYRDDLAEKVIKPLLEFLQNTNSTYSVNPPPNFSPLSDESVGLVSSHSESIVKLGFFELKNINVLAFSPKEEKSMSRKLSFVAYSVPANIAKNPHPPLSQIASPPSLTIPFAPEMPPVMDPANPPFGFTLPPCNPSSPSAPAPETGVIQKLWCVAKPSVPAETLQEAMDYACGAGGAACDEIQPHGNCYNPDTIVAHASYAFNSYWQKHKRSGGTCSFGETAMLINADPSFLHCRFVLN, encoded by the exons ATGATGTTTGCAACACAAATGATGAAGACACAAATCTTGCTCCTTCACCTCTTCTTTCTCTGTTCCCATGCTCTTACTG GTGCAGGTCAAGAATCTGTTCAACTTTTAAACCTTTATGAGGCAAACCCGGAGGTCTTCCAAGCATCCTCTCACTCTGCTCTTCCAATAGCAGTTTCTGTGGGTGCTGAAAACCTCAATGAGGTCTCAAGCAGTGTTTTAATGGCTGAAACGTGGCTCAGGACCCATGTTTTATCTCACTACCCGGCCGCCAAAATCACCACCATTGTTGCGGGTAACACTGTGCTTTGCAACAGAGGCCAAGAGCACAAGTTGGAATTGGTCCTCCCATCTCTCAAGAACATTTATCACTCTCTGACAAGGTGGGGTTTGGAGAAAGAAATCAAAGTCTCTGCTGCTTTCTCTTCCAACTGCTTGCACCCATACTCTGCTTTTTACAGAGATGATTTGGCTGAGAAAGTCATTAAACCTCTGCTAGAGTTTCTGCAGAATACCAACTCAACTTACTCAGTGAACCCACCTCCAAATTTCTCTCCATTGTCAGATGAAAGTGTTGGCTTAGTGTCTTCTCACTCAGAGTCAATCGTAAAGCTTGGATTTTTTGagctaaaaaatattaatgtgtTGGCCTTCAGTCCAAAAGAGGAAAAATCCATGAGCAGGAAGCTCTCGTTCGTTGCCTACTCTGTCCCTGCCAATATTGCCAAAAATCCGCACCCCCCACTTTCCCAAATAGCTTCTCCGCCATCATTGACAATCCCTTTTGCTCCAGAGATGCCTCCAGTTATGGATCCAGCGAATCCACCTTTCGGTTTCACGTTGCCTCCCTGTAATCCATCTTCTCCCAGCGCTCCGGCACCAGAAACAGGAGTGATCCAGAAGCTTTGGTGTGTGGCTAAGCCTAGTGTTCCTGCAGAGACACTGCAAGAGGCAATGGACTATGCCTGTGGTGCAGGTGGTGCTGCTTGTGACGAGATTCAGCCACATGGCAACTGTTACAATCCTGATACTATTGTTGCACATGCTTCTTACGCCTTCAATAGTTACTGGCAGAAGCACAAGAGGAGCGGAGGAACTTGTAGCTTTGGAGAGACTGCCATGCTAATCAACGCTGACCCAA GTTTTCTTCACTGTCGGTTTGTTCTCAACTAG